TTGCAACAGTATAGGCAGGATCGAAATTGCCTGTCAATTCAAAAACAGCCTTCCGGCAAAGCAAAGTGCTCGGTAAAAAACCCGCCTGCTCTTCCTTCAGAAATTCTTTTTTCAACCATCCGGGCAAGTGACATCCCGGCTCCAGGAACATTTTCTGTTTAGAGAGCACATAATAGACATCAGGATGTTTCAGCATGTAGTCCATCTGGACACTTATTTTTTTAGGCATCCAGAGGTCATCCTGGTCGATAAAGGCAATGAATTCACCTCTGCCGGCTGATAACCCGGTATTCCTGGCCACGGCAACACCCTGGTTAGGCTGATAAATGTACATAACATCCCTGAATGACCTGACAATGGATGCACTATTATCAGTAGAGCCGTCATCGACGACTATGACTTCAAAAGGACTGTAGTCCTGCTCAAAAACGCTT
Above is a genomic segment from bacterium BMS3Abin08 containing:
- the wfgD_1 gene encoding UDP-Glc:alpha-D-GlcNAc-diphosphoundecaprenol beta-1,3-glucosyltransferase WfgD: MYIYQPNQGVAVARNTGLSAGRGEFIAFIDQDDLWMPKKISVQMDYMLKHPDVYYVLSKQKMFLEPGCHLPGWLKKEFLKEEQAGFLPSTLLCRKAVFELTGNFDPAYTVASDTDWFFRAKDAGITMATIPEVLVKKRIHDRNQSYQGEIINRELLKVSLASIRRQRSRKT